From the Purpureocillium takamizusanense chromosome 6, complete sequence genome, one window contains:
- a CDS encoding uncharacterized protein (EggNog:ENOG503P5NZ), with protein MSSSVNRYWIPHLDIHKKIITQELQYHLGPHATVRPYTLEGEDGFLISTPGACLTDEQIDDICRKSKELWDKQKAAKLLENPSKALKRPLHQPVLVSRSSEIKGRSPKSRQQADRWRVGS; from the exons atgtcgtcgtccgtgaATCGATACTGGATTCCCCATCTTGATATCCACAAGAAGATCATCACCCAGGAGCTCCAGTACCATTTGGGCCCTCACGCAACGGTTCGGCCGTACACTCTCGAG GGAGAGGATGGGTTTCTCATCTCGACGCCCGGCGCTTGCCTGACCGAT GAACAAATCGATGACATTTGTCGCAAGTCAAAGGAGCTTTGGGACAAGCAGAAGGCCGCCAAACTCCTAGAGAATCCGTCAAAGGCGCTCAAGAGGCCATTGCACCAGCCGGTGCTAGTGTCTCGCTCGAGTGAGATCAAAGGTAGAAGCCCGAAATCTCGGCAGCAAGCAGACCGTTGGCGGGTTGGGAGCTGA
- a CDS encoding uncharacterized protein (SECRETED:SignalP(1-22~SECRETED:cutsite=SHA-DG~SECRETED:prob=0.5153)~EggNog:ENOG503P8FF) yields MRAPSSLGLWLTVLQAAASSHADGSAQRPLSSAAAAAAPIAMAASNPIDKLAVALHQTGRSPPSVRATVTNNNDHPVTVLTYQSPLDPAALALGLLAITPAGASRPLELPVVKMSRQWPPRGDALVSLDAGASASRDLVLEEPKVPADKLGEEATVVLEGKWMAVWPKARSELSDEEIDKSTQYGFSQAYKTDELAIKIG; encoded by the coding sequence atgcgcgcgccgtcgagcctgGGACTGTGGCTCACCGTGTTgcaagccgccgcctcctcgcacGCAGACGGCTCCGCGCAGCGCCCCCTCTccagcgctgcagcagctgcagcacccATAGCCATGGCAGCTTCCAACCCCATCGacaagctggccgtcgccctgcaCCAGACGGGCCGCTCGCCCCCCTCGGTGcgcgccaccgtcaccaacaacaacgaccACCCCGTCACCGTCCTCACCTACCAGTCGCCGCTCGAcccggcggccctcgcgctgggcctgctcgccatcacgccggccggcgcgtcgcggccgctggaactgcccgtcgtcaagaTGTCGCGCCAGTGGcccccgcgcggcgacgcgctcgtgtccctcgacgccggcgcgagcgccagccgcgacctcgtcctggAAGAGCCAAAGGTGCCCGCGGACAAGCTTGGCGAAGAGGCGACGGTCGTGTTGGAGGGAAAGTGGATGGCCGTGTGGCCCAAGGCCAGGAGCGAGCTGAGCGATGAGGAGATTGACAAGTCCACCCAGTATGGGTTTTCTCAGGCATATAAGACGGATGAGCTTGCAATCAAGATTGGATAG
- the LAP2 gene encoding Leukotriene-A(4) hydrolase (COG:E~COG:I~COG:O~COG:V~EggNog:ENOG503NV5N~MEROPS:MER0002281): protein MSCFSVCIKRTGLSLPSRLSFIVTASAAPAAAVAARRGFTTSSSINTTINTMAATQRDPTTLSNYGAWRTKHTTVDFKLDFDAKRLKGSVILQLESQTDRQSSEVVLDTRFVHVSSVTVGAKGSKWELKPHSDPFGAPLHVSVPDGAPKGELIDVAIDLETTDKCTALQWLTPAQTSNKKHPYMFSQCQAINARSIFPCQDTPDVKSTFTFKLTSSLPVVASGVPVGDHTATPGTEKLYHFEQKVPIPSYLFAVASGDIVSARIGRQSVVVTGPEEVEACKWELEESMDKFMDVANKLIFPYKWGEYNVLILPPSFPYGGMENPIYTFATPTIISGDRENVDVIAHELSHSWSGNLVSNASWEHFWLNEGWTVYLERRIQAAIHGEPEFHFSSIIGWKGLEDAVELFGKDHEYTKLIISHKNVDPEDVYSQVAYEKGFHFLYYLDRLVGRENFDKFIPHYFTKWSGKSLDSFEFRETFMDFFNGLGDEELKKKVATIDWEARLYNPGLPPKPDFDTTLVTMCYDLAKKWGDASFEPSAKDVETFSSNQKLVFLDQVEQHASLSAERAQLMGKVYDFISSKNAEIKTSYYLVALKARDPTCVYGAAELLGTVGRMKYVRPLFRALNKGNRELALETFAKNRDFYHPICRGMVQKDLGIQE, encoded by the exons ATGTCGTGCTTCTCTGTCTGCATCAAGAGAACCGGCCTCTCCTTGCCCTCACGACTATCCTTTATCGTCACGGCCtcagcggcaccagcagcagcagtagcagcgaGGCGGGGATTTacgaccagcagctccatcaacaccaccatcaacaccatggcGGCCACCCAACGCGATCCCACGACCCTCTCCAACTACGGAGCATGGCGCACTAAGCACACCACCGTCGACTTCAAGCTCGACTTTGACGCCAAGCGCCTCAAGGGCTCCGTGATCCTGCAGCTCGAGAGCCAGACGGACCGCCAGAGCAGcgaggtcgtcctcgacacGCGCTTCGTCCACGTCTCGTCCGTCACTGTCGGCGCCAAAGGGTCCAAGTGGGAGCTGAAGCCACACTCGGATCCCTTCGGCGCCCCTCTGCACGTCTCCGTCCCGGATGGCGCCCCCAAGggcgagctcatcgacgtcgccatcgacctTGAGACGACGGACAAGTGCACCGCGCTGCAGTGGCTCACCCCCGCGCAGACGTCCAACAAGAAGCACCCCTACATGTTCTCTCAATGCcaggccatcaacgcccGCTCCATCTTCCCCTGCCAGGACACTCCCGACGTCAAGTCCACCTTCACCTTTAAGCTCACCTCGAGCcttcccgtcgtcgcctctgGAGTCCCCGTCGGAGACCACACGGCTACGCCGGGCACTGAGAAGCTCTATCATTTCGAGCAAAAGGTCCCCATCCCATCCTATctcttcgccgtcgcctcgggAGACATCGTCTCCGCGCGCATCGGCCGGCAGAGCGTTGTCGTGACCGGCCCTGAAGAGGTAGAGGCGTGCAAGtgggagctcgaggagagCATGGACAAGTTCATGGACGTCGCCAACAAGCTCATCTTCCCATACAAGTGGGGAGAATACAACGTCCTCATCCTGCCTCCCAGCTTCCCCTACGGAG GCATGGAGAATCCCATTTACACCTTTGCCACGCCGACCATCATCAGTGGCGACCGCGAGAACGTGGATGTCATCGCCCACGAGCTGAGCCACAGCTGGAGCGGCAATTTGGTCTCCAACGCCAGCTGGGAGCATTT CTGGCTCAACGAAGGCTGGACCGTGTATCTGGAACGCCGAATTcaggccgccatccacggcGAGCCCGAATTCCACTTCTCCTCCATCATCGGCTGGAAGGGCCTCG AGGATGCCGTTGAGCTGTTTGGCAAGGACCACGAGTACACCAAGCTCATCATCAGCCACAAAAACGTTGACCCCGAGGACGTTTACAGCCAGGTCGCGTACGAGAAGGGTTTCCACTTCCTGTACTACCTGGATCGCCTAGTCGGCCGCGAGAACTTTGACAAGTTCATCCCTCACTACTTTACCAAGTGGTCGGGCAAGTCGCTGGATTCTTTTGAGTTCCGCGAGACGTTCATGGACTTCTTCAACGGCCTTGGCGAtgaggagctcaagaagaaggTTGCCACGATCGACTGGGAGGCAAGGCTATATAACCCTGGCTTGCCCCCGAAGCCCGACTTTGACACGACTCTCGTCACAATGTGCTATGACCTAGCCAAGAAGTGGGGGGATGCT TCATTCGAGCCCAGCGCCAAGGACGTCGAAACCTTCTCCAGCAACCAGAAGCTCGTCTTCCTGGACCAGGTGGAGCAGCACGCGTCCCTGAGTGCCGAGCGCGCCCAGCTCATGGGCAAGGTGTACGACTTCATCTCCTCCAAGAATGCCGAGATCAAGACGTCGTACTACCTCGTGGCGCTCAAGGCCCGGGACCCGACGTGCGTTTACGGGGCcgccgagcttctcggcACTGTCGGCCGCATGAAGTACGTGCGACCGCTGTTCCGCGCTCTTAACAAGGGGAACCGGGAGCTCGCGCTCGAGACTTTTGCCAAGAACAGGGATTTCTACCACCCCATATGCAGGGGCATGGTGCAAAAGGATCTGGGAATCCAAGAATAG
- a CDS encoding uncharacterized protein (COG:S~EggNog:ENOG503P7AW), which translates to MSRGPVPSQLCLLSTLPDRSAGDKVRFLGCVTAYSTASASLTLGHLYPESTNVTACVDVRLVLGALQSEMTRVGEWLNVIGYVTARREDLPEPDCAVGAHSAHVQALAVWPTGPLDVQRYERTFGEQPARTAAN; encoded by the exons ATGTCGCGCGGGCCTGTCCCCTCGCAGTTGTGCCTCCTCTCCACGCTCCCCGACCGGTCAGCCGGCGACAAGGTGCGCTTCCTCGGATG TGTAACCGCATAttccacggcgtcggcgtcgctcaCGCTGGGCCATCTGTACCCGGAGAGCACCAATGTCACGGCGTGCGTTGACGTccggctcgtcctcggggcgCTCCAATCCGAGATGACACGTGTGGGAGAGTGGTTGAACGTCATCGGATACGTGACCGCGAGGCGCGAGGATCTGCCGGAGCCGGACTGTGCGGTTGGCGCGCACTCGGCGCACGTCcaggcgctcgccgtctgGCCGACGGGGCCGTTGGACGTTCAGCGCTATGAACGGACCTTTGGCGAGCAGCCGGCCCGGACCGCGGCAAATTGA
- a CDS encoding uncharacterized protein (COG:S~EggNog:ENOG503P5HT) — protein MAEMDPPRFVYKIVPVAPPEPIPDAYPLSDLDKKDGFIHMSTATQVPNTADLFFNAHTSLWLIRFELAKFVDPIKWEDSFPHLYGNFGKRDVESVQKFERPEGKTWKQVMEGSSWLS, from the exons ATGGCCGAAATGGATCCGCCGAGATTCGTGTACAAAATCGTGCCTGTTGCGCCACCGGAGCCTATCCCTGACGCATATCCGTTATCCGACCTGGACAAGAAGGACGGCTTCATTCATATGAGCACCGCCACGCAG GTTCCAAATACGGCGGACCTATTCTTTAATGCGCACACCAGCCTGTGGTTGATCAGGTTTGAGCTCGCCAAGTTTGTGGATCCTATCAAGTGGGAGGACAGCTTCCCTCATCTGTACGGCAATTTTGGAAAGAGGGACGTCGAGTCCGTGCAGAAATTCGAGCGGCCGGAGGGCAAGACATGGAAGCAAGTCATGGAGGGATCGTCGTGGCTCTCATAG